ctccgggtctcccacgcgggtgcagggtcccaatgcattgggccgtcctcaactgctttcccaggccacaagcagggagctggatgggaagtggagcttctgggattagaaccggcgcccatatgggatcctggggctttcaaggccaggactttagccgctaggccacgccgccgggcccaaaaaagtTCTATGTTTCTATACAGGAGAATCCAACCTGCTGAAGAAGTGTGTGGACAATGGGACATGATGTTTCACAGATCTCAAGTACTGGTGCAGAGTTGCCATAGATACAATGTCACAGAGAAACAATATCATGCAGTTATACAGAAGACAATCACTGAATCCAATCTAGGCTTCCCGAAGTTTATTATGGCCCCCCAACTCTCTATGGCCTAGAGAAGCTTTCAGAGATACGAGTGGGAGACAGGGCATATGGCCAGCACCACTTCCTGGCTGGACATCTCAATCTCTTGGCTCACCCTTTTCTCCATCTGGGTTCAGCCACTCTTGTCATGCTTACAGTGCTTAGCCCTGACTCCACGCCCCCTCATTCCCTATCACTCTGTGCCTTGCCTGATTCCCCTCCTCACCTCCAGGTGGGGCCTTGGCTAGAGAAGATTGGAAATATCAGAGACTGAGCAAAGAAATGGCGACGACTGAGAAAAGGACATTCAGACAAGATGAGCAGGTGTTTTCTGGGACTGAGATAGGCTTACTGGAGGGTCTGTGTCTCTGCCCACAGTTGtcctggtttgttccccaagcaCACATGGAGTGACATGAGTCTGACTTGGTGCACACAGCCCTGAGGACCCTGAACCTCTTGTCCCCTATGGGTCTCTGTTCTTCAAAAAGCCCTTGAGGCTTTTAAAAAGAGCCAGAGGCCACTGCTCCTCAGAGGCCAGCTGAGACTTCCTGCTCTCCGGTGGAGGGGGTGTATGTGGAGCTCATTCGATCCGCTGCCTCCCGATAGAAGACCGGACACTGTTTGCAGAGGCGTTTGGCTATGTGCTTTCGGAAAAACGTCGAGAGGTACCTGCGGAACTTCTCCCCAACAAAGGCGTAGATCACTGGGTTGATGCAGCAGTGCGTCATGCCCAGCGTCTCTGTCACCTGCATGGCTTGGTCCAGTTGGCTGCTGCTGTCACAGTTGTTCAGACCAAAAGCCTCCTGGAAGTTGTTCAGGAGGAGGACGATGTTGTAGGGAGTCCAGAAGAGGAAATAGATGATCATGATGGCGAAGATGAGCCGCACAGCCCGGTGCCGCCTCTTCTCGTTGCGACAACGAAGCAGTGTCCTGAGGATCCCTGAGTAGCAGATGACCATGACAAGCAGGGGCAGGATCAGGCTCAAGACAGTCCTCATGACTGTGTGGAAATTCTTCCATCTGAAAGGAACATTGGAACCGCAGGTATAATGAGACTTTTCCTCTTGGAATTCGGTAAACAGGATTCCGGGTACAGAGGCCAGCAGAGCCACCACCCAGGTGACCCCGCTGGTCACCACCCCGAAGGTGACTGTCCTGGCTTTTAAAGCAAACACAGCGTGCACGATGGCCAGGTACCTGTCGATGGTCAGGAGGATGATAAAGAAGATGCCACTAAAATAGCCCAGGTGGTACAGCCCTATAGATAACCTGCACAGGGCCTCTCCAAAAACCCACCCGTGGGCAGCATAGTGAGCCCACAGAGGGAGTGTCAACAGGAACATCAGGTCGGACACGGCCAGGTTGAGCAGGTAGATGTCAGTCATGCTCTTGAGCTTCTTGCAGTTGACCAGGGTGAGGATGACCAGCAGGTTGCCCACTAAGCCCAGGATGAACACCAGCGAGTAGAGCGGGGGCAGGATCAGGCCTCCAAACATTTTCACGTCTAACTTGTGACAGGGCAGGTTGTATTCATAGTCGTACATGGTAGTGGCTTCCTCAGGGCTGCTAAGGATGCtgtccatcagcagggagtgcGCCGTAGGCAGCATGGTTGTGGGTGAACCAGGGAAAAGGGTCTGGGCCCACCAGTCTCCTGTtctggaaacagagaaagacgTGATGACCAGATGGTACACACACCACCCTCCCTGACCTTGCTCTCAGTGACCTCCCAGTCCCTGGTCCCTCCATCACAGTCCCTCACTTGAAAACATGTGTGCCGGTTGATGACTCCTCTCTCACTCCTGGTAGCAGTCACCTGCCATCTACACAGCAGCCACTTCCCCTAGGAAGGTCTTCCTGACCAAAGATTCAGAAGCACATTTGCCTCTACTGCTCTGCAGCCTGTCTCCTTGGGACTCATGCTTAGCATCACGAATGAAAGATGCCAAGaaccagagtgaagccaggaggagtCCCGATGCCATGCTTGAACGGCTCAGCTTCTGACTTACTGCTATTGGAGAAAAACCAAACCCCTGTTTTAAGACCATGGTGACCTAGATTTCTGTTCCTTGCAGCCCAAAGCATTCCATTAACCATCTCTACATTCTGCCTCTCTTATCCCTTCAAAGTGTCTCCTTGTCAGGGTCCTCTGTTCAAATGGCTTAGCTTTCTCCCAGTTCCATCTGCATGGAGCCCATATTTGATGCTTCTGCTAACTGCTTATGTATAATATTCTTCCTGGCTTCTAGGTGGTAGCTTCCGCTGACTGTTTTAGGAAGGTGGCTTTGTTGGCAGTTCTGCTCATTGCCCACCCCGTGAGTCTCCAGGCTTCACACTGACTTTTTGGTTATCTTCTCTTTTGCTTGTTAAAGCTTGTTCCAAAGTTCTTC
This Ochotona princeps isolate mOchPri1 chromosome 21, mOchPri1.hap1, whole genome shotgun sequence DNA region includes the following protein-coding sequences:
- the CCR2 gene encoding C-C chemokine receptor type 2, which produces MLPTAHSLLMDSILSSPEEATTMYDYEYNLPCHKLDVKMFGGLILPPLYSLVFILGLVGNLLVILTLVNCKKLKSMTDIYLLNLAVSDLMFLLTLPLWAHYAAHGWVFGEALCRLSIGLYHLGYFSGIFFIILLTIDRYLAIVHAVFALKARTVTFGVVTSGVTWVVALLASVPGILFTEFQEEKSHYTCGSNVPFRWKNFHTVMRTVLSLILPLLVMVICYSGILRTLLRCRNEKRRHRAVRLIFAIMIIYFLFWTPYNIVLLLNNFQEAFGLNNCDSSSQLDQAMQVTETLGMTHCCINPVIYAFVGEKFRRYLSTFFRKHIAKRLCKQCPVFYREAADRMSSTYTPSTGEQEVSAGL